Proteins from a genomic interval of Microbacterium imperiale:
- a CDS encoding Fpg/Nei family DNA glycosylase has translation MPEGDTVFRAARTIGDALVGHEVTRFDIRVPGSATADLRGERVHSSIARGKHLLLRVGEHTLHSHLKMEGRWHVYRPGQRWRAPAFQARAIVGTAPADAVGFELAMVEVLPTADEDRLVGHLGPDLLGPDWDLAEASRRVAADTRAAHVALLDQRNVAGLGNVYANELLFVRGILPTTPANEIDATAVLETGYRMIQANRDRSARTFTGIDRPGQRMWVYRREGKPCRRCGTLIETDEIGALPTSERLIFWCPRCQS, from the coding sequence ATGCCTGAGGGCGACACCGTCTTCCGCGCCGCGCGCACGATCGGCGACGCCCTGGTCGGGCACGAGGTCACGAGGTTCGACATCCGCGTCCCGGGAAGCGCCACCGCCGACCTGCGCGGCGAGCGCGTGCACTCGTCGATCGCGCGGGGCAAGCATCTGCTGCTTCGCGTCGGCGAGCACACGCTGCACTCGCATCTGAAGATGGAGGGCCGCTGGCACGTCTATCGCCCCGGACAGCGGTGGCGCGCCCCGGCCTTCCAGGCGCGGGCGATCGTGGGAACGGCCCCCGCGGATGCCGTCGGCTTCGAGCTCGCGATGGTCGAGGTGCTGCCCACCGCCGACGAGGACCGCCTCGTGGGGCACCTCGGCCCCGATCTGCTCGGGCCCGATTGGGACCTCGCCGAGGCATCGCGCCGTGTCGCCGCCGACACACGCGCCGCCCACGTCGCACTGCTCGACCAGCGCAACGTCGCGGGGCTGGGCAACGTGTACGCGAACGAGCTGCTCTTCGTCCGCGGCATCCTGCCGACGACCCCCGCGAACGAGATCGACGCGACGGCCGTGCTCGAGACCGGGTACCGCATGATCCAGGCCAACCGCGATCGATCGGCCCGCACATTCACCGGCATCGACCGGCCGGGCCAGCGCATGTGGGTCTACCGCCGTGAGGGCAAGCCGTGTCGGCGGTGCGGCACGCTGATCGAGACCGATGAGATCGGCGCCCTGCCCACGAGCGAGCGCCTGATCTTCTGGTGCCCGCGCTGCCAGAGCTGA
- the treY gene encoding malto-oligosyltrehalose synthase, translating to MTAPVSTYRLQIRPAFDLDAAAGIVDYLRDLGVDWAYLSPLLAAAEGSDHGYDVVDPTQVDPRRGGPEALTRFSAAARGAGLGVLVDIVPNHQGVAVAAENPWWWDVLRHGRDSVHAAAFDIDWEHGDGKLGLPILGKTLREAVAAGEIEVAPVTADEAHGAQGVARYFDHVLPLADGTAPAAATTDPATVDAVLAAQHWRAAFWRDDATELNYRRFFAVNTLAGVRVELPEVFDASHAEILRWLREGLVDGLRIDHPDGLADPGGYLDRLAEATGGAYVLVEKILEHAATDHAEQLPAWWATAGTTGYDAMAEIDRVLIDPAGEGALDALDAELRADTAPETYDDIVRDAKRTVAGTIQAAEVGRLVRCLPADVRDRLGDDIAREAFAELLTSFSVYRVYPPAGSELVAEAVAAASESRPDLAEAIAMLAPLVTAGDTELSRRFGQTTGPVMAKGVEDTAFYRYPRLGTLTEVGGDPGVFALDAAGYHRAQVQRQATWPHAMTALSTHDTKRSEDVRARLSVLAEMPQRWSSTLERLRAVASTGDGRLDDLLWQAIVGAWPASSERLHDYAEKAAREGGVVTSWADPDEDAEARVHALVDAASGEARAIVEEIVGEITAPGRSNSLAAKLLQLAAPGVPDVYQGSELWDLSLVDPDNRRDVDFAGRRALLTKLDQGWLPEVDDSGAAKMLVVSRALRLRRDRPELFERYAPLPVVGPAADHAVAFDRGGAIAVATRLPVGLAARGGWDDTVVLLPAGRHADALTGRTWDGGSVRLADLLDTYPVALLAATESTGAASPDAPAPAKENA from the coding sequence ATGACGGCCCCCGTCTCGACCTACCGTCTGCAGATCCGGCCCGCGTTCGACCTGGACGCGGCCGCCGGCATCGTCGACTACCTGCGCGACCTCGGCGTCGACTGGGCCTACCTCTCGCCGCTGCTCGCGGCGGCCGAGGGGTCGGACCACGGCTATGACGTCGTCGATCCCACGCAGGTCGACCCGCGGCGCGGCGGACCGGAGGCGCTCACCCGCTTCTCGGCCGCCGCGCGCGGCGCCGGTCTCGGCGTGCTGGTCGACATCGTCCCCAACCACCAGGGCGTCGCGGTCGCGGCGGAGAACCCGTGGTGGTGGGACGTGCTGCGACACGGTCGGGATTCCGTCCACGCCGCCGCCTTCGACATCGACTGGGAGCACGGCGACGGCAAGCTCGGTCTGCCGATCCTCGGGAAGACCCTGCGCGAGGCCGTCGCGGCCGGCGAGATCGAGGTCGCTCCGGTCACGGCCGACGAGGCGCACGGCGCCCAGGGCGTCGCCCGCTACTTCGACCACGTGCTGCCGCTCGCCGACGGCACCGCCCCGGCTGCCGCGACGACCGACCCGGCGACCGTCGACGCCGTGCTCGCGGCCCAGCACTGGCGCGCCGCCTTCTGGCGCGACGACGCCACCGAGCTGAACTACCGCCGATTCTTCGCGGTCAACACGCTCGCCGGTGTCCGCGTCGAGCTTCCCGAGGTGTTCGACGCGAGCCACGCGGAGATCCTGCGCTGGCTGCGCGAGGGACTCGTCGACGGCCTGCGGATCGACCACCCCGACGGCCTCGCCGATCCGGGCGGGTACCTCGACCGGCTCGCCGAGGCGACCGGTGGCGCGTACGTCCTGGTCGAGAAGATCCTCGAGCACGCCGCGACCGACCACGCCGAGCAGCTGCCGGCCTGGTGGGCGACCGCCGGCACGACCGGCTACGACGCGATGGCCGAGATCGACCGCGTCCTGATCGACCCTGCGGGCGAGGGCGCGCTCGACGCGCTGGACGCCGAGCTCCGGGCCGACACGGCGCCCGAGACGTACGACGACATCGTCCGCGACGCCAAGCGGACGGTCGCCGGCACCATCCAGGCCGCCGAGGTCGGGCGTCTCGTCCGCTGCCTGCCGGCCGACGTGCGCGACCGGCTCGGCGACGACATCGCCCGCGAGGCGTTCGCCGAGCTGCTCACGAGCTTCTCGGTCTATCGCGTCTACCCGCCGGCGGGCAGTGAACTCGTGGCCGAGGCGGTCGCCGCGGCATCCGAGTCCCGCCCCGATCTGGCCGAAGCCATCGCGATGCTCGCTCCGCTGGTGACGGCGGGCGACACCGAGCTCAGCCGCCGCTTCGGACAGACGACCGGTCCGGTCATGGCCAAGGGCGTCGAAGACACGGCGTTCTACCGCTACCCGCGCCTGGGCACGCTGACCGAGGTCGGCGGAGATCCGGGTGTCTTCGCCCTCGACGCTGCGGGATACCACCGCGCGCAGGTGCAGCGGCAGGCCACGTGGCCGCACGCCATGACGGCGCTGAGCACCCACGACACCAAGCGCAGCGAAGACGTCCGCGCCCGCCTGTCGGTGCTCGCCGAGATGCCGCAGCGGTGGAGCTCGACGCTCGAGCGCCTGCGCGCCGTGGCGTCGACCGGTGACGGGCGTCTGGACGACCTGCTCTGGCAGGCCATCGTCGGCGCCTGGCCGGCGTCGTCCGAGCGCCTGCACGACTATGCCGAGAAGGCGGCTCGCGAAGGCGGCGTCGTGACGTCGTGGGCCGACCCCGACGAGGACGCCGAAGCGCGCGTCCACGCGCTGGTGGATGCCGCCTCGGGCGAGGCGCGCGCGATCGTCGAAGAGATCGTCGGCGAGATCACCGCGCCCGGCCGATCGAACTCGCTCGCGGCGAAGCTGCTGCAGCTCGCCGCACCCGGCGTGCCCGATGTCTACCAGGGCAGCGAGCTGTGGGACCTGTCGCTCGTCGACCCCGACAACCGGCGCGACGTCGACTTCGCCGGGCGGCGTGCGCTGCTGACCAAGCTCGACCAGGGCTGGCTGCCCGAGGTCGACGACTCCGGCGCCGCCAAGATGCTCGTCGTCTCGCGCGCGCTGCGCCTGCGCCGCGACCGCCCCGAGCTGTTCGAGCGGTACGCGCCGCTGCCGGTGGTCGGGCCGGCCGCGGACCACGCTGTCGCGTTCGACCGCGGCGGTGCGATCGCCGTCGCCACCCGACTGCCCGTGGGCCTCGCCGCCCGCGGCGGGTGGGACGACACGGTGGTCCTGCTTCCGGCCGGCCGCCACGCCGACGCGCTGACCGGCCGCACCTGGGACGGCGGCTCCGTTCGCCTGGCCGATCTGCTCGACACCTACCCCGTGGCCCTGCTGGCCGCGACCGAGTCGACCGGCGCCGCGTCCCCCGACGCCCCGGCGCCCGCGAAGGAGAACGCATGA
- a CDS encoding YitT family protein: MTGRRPLPPVLCEDGLVEPSRAPSTGPSLVFEAALTRHTRAEDLVGILTGTFVASLGLHLLQSSGSVTGGTAGLALLVGYATGWSFPVLFAVVNAPFAILALWKKGLSFTIRTFASIGLVSVFTFVHQHLMLFASIEPIYGTLGGNLLAGVGLLILFRHRASLGGVNIIALVLQERTGFSAGWTQMIFDVIIILAALLVLPWPAVLLSAAGAVVLSIVLVLNHRPGRYIGR, encoded by the coding sequence ATGACCGGCCGTCGTCCGTTGCCCCCGGTCCTTTGCGAGGATGGGCTCGTGGAGCCTTCTCGCGCACCCTCTACCGGGCCGTCCCTCGTCTTCGAAGCGGCCCTCACCCGGCACACCCGCGCCGAAGACCTGGTCGGCATCCTCACCGGCACCTTTGTCGCTTCGCTGGGCCTGCACCTGCTGCAGTCGTCGGGGTCGGTCACCGGAGGCACCGCCGGGCTGGCGCTGCTCGTCGGTTACGCGACGGGATGGTCGTTCCCGGTGCTGTTCGCCGTCGTGAACGCCCCGTTCGCGATCCTGGCGCTGTGGAAGAAGGGGTTGTCGTTCACGATCCGGACGTTCGCCTCGATCGGTCTGGTGTCGGTGTTCACCTTCGTGCACCAGCACCTCATGCTGTTCGCGAGTATCGAACCGATCTACGGCACGCTCGGCGGCAACCTGCTGGCCGGCGTCGGCCTGTTGATCCTCTTCCGCCACCGAGCGAGCCTCGGCGGGGTCAACATCATCGCGCTCGTGCTGCAGGAGCGCACGGGCTTCAGCGCCGGGTGGACCCAGATGATCTTCGACGTCATCATCATCCTCGCGGCCCTGCTCGTGCTGCCGTGGCCGGCGGTGCTGCTGAGCGCGGCGGGCGCGGTCGTGTTGAGCATCGTGCTGGTGCTCAACCACCGCCCGGGGCGCTACATCGGCCGCTGA
- the treZ gene encoding malto-oligosyltrehalose trehalohydrolase, protein MIEVWAPRPERVRLRRPDADDVELTRDAAGWWSADVQLQPGDRYGFVLGDGDDARPDPRSRRQPDGVHGLSAWDDPSDFAWTDDAWTGRQLPGGLIYELHIGTFTSAGTLDAAAERLDHLVGLGVTHIELLPVNAFNGTHNWGYDGVLWYAVQESYGGPDAYRRFVDAAHAAGLAVIQDVVYNHLGPSGNYLPEYGPYLRDGRRNTWGDSVNLDEDAVREYIIGNAEMWLRDFHVDGLRLDAVHALHDEDSPMHVLEELGERVDALSTHLGRPLTLIAESDMNDPVMILPREAGGYGMTAQWSDDWHHAVHVALTGETVGYYADFDALDALPKAWNEGFFHDGTFSSFRGREHGRPIPPEVPSWRLVTFAQDHDQIGNRAAGDRLSATLSTDRLAVGAVLTLTAPGTPMLFMGEEWGATTPWQFFTSHPEPELAEATAAGRKQEFAEMGWDEDLVPDPNDPATFLRSKLDWTEAEESDHARLLALYRDLARLRREAPDLTDPRFSARGAGATEGEGGRLYDLQRGRARVLVNLSTQPWRVDPRDDVVWLETLPSERVDGLLVVPPDAAVIVGPDLSSG, encoded by the coding sequence ATGATCGAGGTATGGGCGCCGCGTCCCGAGCGGGTGCGGCTGCGACGACCGGATGCCGACGACGTCGAGCTCACGCGTGACGCCGCCGGGTGGTGGTCGGCCGACGTGCAGCTGCAGCCGGGTGACCGCTACGGCTTCGTCCTCGGCGACGGCGACGACGCGCGGCCCGACCCGCGCTCGCGCCGTCAGCCCGACGGAGTGCACGGCCTCTCGGCCTGGGACGACCCGTCGGACTTCGCCTGGACCGACGACGCGTGGACCGGACGGCAGCTCCCGGGTGGCCTCATCTACGAGCTCCACATCGGCACGTTCACGAGCGCCGGCACGCTCGACGCCGCGGCCGAGCGACTGGACCACCTCGTCGGACTGGGCGTCACCCACATCGAGCTGCTGCCGGTGAACGCCTTCAACGGCACCCACAACTGGGGCTACGACGGTGTGCTGTGGTACGCCGTGCAGGAGTCCTACGGTGGCCCCGACGCCTACCGGCGGTTCGTGGATGCCGCGCATGCCGCCGGCCTCGCCGTCATCCAGGACGTCGTCTACAACCACCTCGGGCCCTCGGGCAACTACCTGCCCGAGTACGGCCCCTACCTGCGCGACGGCCGTCGCAACACGTGGGGCGACAGCGTCAACCTCGACGAGGACGCCGTCCGCGAGTACATCATCGGCAACGCCGAGATGTGGCTGCGCGACTTCCACGTCGACGGGCTGCGCCTCGACGCCGTGCACGCGCTGCACGACGAGGACAGCCCGATGCATGTGCTCGAGGAGCTGGGCGAGCGCGTCGACGCGCTCAGCACGCACCTGGGCCGGCCGCTGACCCTCATCGCCGAGAGCGACATGAACGACCCGGTCATGATCCTGCCGCGCGAGGCGGGCGGATACGGGATGACGGCGCAGTGGTCGGACGACTGGCACCACGCGGTGCACGTCGCGCTGACCGGCGAGACCGTCGGCTACTACGCCGACTTCGACGCGCTCGACGCGCTGCCGAAGGCCTGGAACGAGGGCTTCTTCCACGACGGCACGTTCTCGTCGTTCCGGGGCCGCGAGCACGGGCGGCCCATTCCGCCCGAGGTGCCCTCGTGGCGTCTGGTCACGTTCGCGCAGGACCACGACCAGATAGGCAACCGTGCGGCCGGTGACCGCCTGTCGGCGACGCTCAGCACCGACCGGCTCGCCGTCGGCGCTGTGCTGACCCTCACCGCGCCGGGCACGCCGATGCTCTTCATGGGCGAGGAGTGGGGAGCCACGACCCCGTGGCAGTTCTTCACCTCGCACCCGGAGCCCGAGCTGGCCGAGGCCACCGCTGCGGGTCGCAAGCAGGAGTTCGCCGAGATGGGCTGGGATGAGGACCTCGTGCCCGACCCCAACGACCCCGCGACCTTCCTGCGGTCGAAGCTCGACTGGACCGAGGCGGAGGAGAGCGACCACGCCCGCCTGCTCGCGCTGTACCGCGACCTCGCCCGCCTGCGGCGCGAGGCGCCCGACCTCACCGACCCCCGGTTCTCGGCGCGCGGCGCCGGCGCGACCGAGGGCGAGGGCGGCCGGCTCTACGACCTGCAGCGGGGGCGTGCGCGGGTGCTCGTGAACCTGTCGACGCAGCCGTGGCGGGTCGACCCGCGCGATGACGTCGTCTGGCTCGAGACGCTGCCGAGCGAACGGGTCGACGGGCTGCTCGTGGTGCCGCCGGATGCCGCGGTGATCGTGGGTCCCGATCTGTCAAGCGGGTGA
- a CDS encoding glutamine amidotransferase, translating into MAPLVYVCVRPQQVAAEAEYASFRTAMGLTPSQLDRIDLTRDALPADAFTRWRGFVVGGSPYNATDAAETKAEAQLRLEADLARIADAAASDRTAALFTCYGIGVATEHLGGEISRDYPEETGPTEVALTDEGRTDPLFGGLPPTFAALTAHKEGTRTLPADAVLLATNPDCPVQAYRVGTRLYATQFHPEPTPRDFTERMTVYRNDGYFDAADYDRIAARVLSTPVTEPTRLLAAFAASF; encoded by the coding sequence ATGGCCCCGCTCGTGTACGTCTGCGTGCGTCCGCAGCAGGTGGCCGCCGAGGCGGAGTACGCGTCGTTCCGCACGGCGATGGGGCTGACCCCGTCGCAGCTGGATCGGATCGACCTCACGCGCGACGCGCTTCCCGCCGACGCCTTCACGCGCTGGCGCGGCTTCGTCGTCGGTGGCAGCCCGTACAACGCCACCGACGCGGCCGAGACGAAGGCCGAGGCTCAGTTGCGTCTCGAGGCCGACCTGGCGCGCATCGCGGATGCCGCGGCATCCGATCGCACCGCCGCTCTGTTCACCTGTTACGGCATCGGCGTCGCGACGGAGCACCTCGGCGGCGAGATCTCGCGCGACTATCCCGAGGAGACCGGTCCGACCGAGGTCGCCCTCACCGACGAAGGACGAACCGATCCCCTGTTCGGCGGTCTGCCGCCGACCTTCGCCGCGCTGACGGCGCACAAGGAGGGCACGCGTACGCTCCCGGCCGACGCGGTGCTGCTCGCCACGAACCCGGACTGCCCCGTGCAGGCCTACCGCGTGGGCACCCGGCTGTACGCGACGCAGTTCCACCCCGAGCCGACGCCGCGCGACTTCACCGAGCGCATGACCGTCTATCGCAACGACGGATACTTCGACGCCGCGGACTACGACCGCATCGCCGCCCGCGTCCTCAGCACCCCGGTGACGGAGCCGACGCGCCTGCTGGCCGCGTTCGCCGCGTCGTTCTGA
- a CDS encoding tryptophan-rich sensory protein — translation MSTTAHHAARTPGRGSDIARQVAVISAVVFMIIAAMVGTGLLGGTNVRDVQGGALDADSTVLAPGSQAFSIWSVIYLFMIGYAIWQALPSQRARDRQRMAGWWIALTAVLNGGWLLAAQFTTLIVTVIAIVALLAALAWTFRLLVRSRPQSIGDRLLMDATVGLHLGWVSLATVANITAWLSRTVPESWGAQADIWGVVVLVLVAAVGVGIAAFSRGRPSPIIALSWGLAWVAIARSSDQPQSTPVAVAAVVVIVVVVAAAIVSAWRANGREHRGILHRSRTRTA, via the coding sequence ATGAGCACCACAGCACATCACGCAGCACGGACGCCGGGGCGGGGGAGCGACATCGCCCGACAGGTCGCGGTCATCTCCGCGGTGGTCTTCATGATCATCGCGGCGATGGTCGGCACCGGACTCCTCGGCGGAACCAACGTCCGCGATGTGCAGGGCGGTGCGCTCGACGCCGATTCGACCGTGCTCGCTCCGGGCAGCCAGGCGTTCAGCATCTGGTCGGTGATCTACCTGTTCATGATCGGGTACGCGATCTGGCAGGCGCTGCCCTCGCAGCGTGCGCGCGACCGGCAGCGGATGGCCGGCTGGTGGATCGCGCTCACCGCCGTCCTCAACGGCGGATGGCTGCTCGCCGCGCAGTTCACGACCCTCATCGTGACGGTCATCGCGATCGTCGCGCTGTTGGCAGCGCTCGCCTGGACCTTCCGTCTGCTGGTGCGCTCGCGCCCGCAGTCGATCGGCGACCGCCTGCTCATGGACGCGACCGTCGGCCTCCACCTCGGCTGGGTGTCACTCGCCACCGTCGCCAACATCACGGCCTGGCTGAGCCGGACCGTGCCGGAATCCTGGGGCGCGCAGGCCGACATCTGGGGCGTCGTCGTGCTGGTCCTCGTTGCCGCGGTGGGCGTCGGCATCGCCGCGTTCTCGCGGGGCCGGCCGTCGCCGATCATCGCTCTGTCGTGGGGTCTGGCCTGGGTCGCGATCGCCCGTTCCAGCGATCAGCCGCAGTCGACGCCGGTCGCCGTGGCCGCCGTCGTGGTCATCGTCGTCGTGGTCGCCGCGGCGATCGTGTCGGCCTGGCGTGCGAACGGCCGTGAGCACCGCGGCATCCTGCACCGCAGTCGTACCCGCACCGCCTGA
- a CDS encoding transferase, producing MGKNYIDIENDRGETLRYRKHANGRGLIANGAKVHPTALVEAGAYVEPGVQVAAGAHIGRGVWIEREAVIGPNAQIAPHAHVGCGAAIGPRAKIGIRAFIGAHAHVAGGSLIGDDENIADGEHVATDQRGLRLAA from the coding sequence GTGGGCAAGAACTACATCGACATCGAGAACGACCGTGGCGAGACGCTTCGCTACCGCAAGCACGCGAACGGTCGGGGCTTGATCGCGAACGGGGCCAAGGTGCACCCGACCGCGCTGGTCGAGGCGGGCGCCTACGTCGAACCCGGTGTCCAGGTCGCGGCGGGCGCGCACATCGGGCGCGGCGTGTGGATCGAGCGCGAGGCCGTCATCGGCCCGAACGCTCAGATCGCGCCGCACGCGCACGTGGGCTGCGGCGCGGCCATCGGACCGCGCGCGAAGATCGGGATCCGCGCGTTCATCGGGGCGCACGCGCACGTCGCCGGAGGGTCGCTGATCGGAGACGACGAGAACATCGCCGACGGTGAGCACGTGGCCACCGATCAGCGGGGTCTGCGCCTGGCGGCCTGA
- a CDS encoding LysR family substrate-binding domain-containing protein: MATGGSRRRPAHRAGRSSGAPAARGKAPRRPDARAERAAPPRPDERPGDRVPAGPFRLGAVPGATPGKWIDIWKERMPRNPLELVAVDVADQRAALRDGAVDAAIVRLPIERDHLSVIALYDEAPVAVCSVESALTVADELTLADLAGEIVIVPRDDVLGAVVPDAVTPAFAPLETTADAIATVAAGTGVVLVPMSLARLHHRKDVDYRPVVDAPGSSVALAWPTDATTPLVETFIGIVRGRTANSSR, encoded by the coding sequence ATGGCCACGGGTGGATCGCGTCGGCGTCCCGCGCATCGCGCGGGGCGCAGTTCCGGCGCGCCCGCGGCGCGGGGCAAAGCACCGCGGCGGCCGGATGCGCGCGCCGAACGAGCGGCTCCGCCCCGCCCCGACGAGCGACCGGGAGATCGCGTCCCGGCGGGACCGTTCCGGCTCGGCGCGGTACCGGGCGCGACGCCGGGCAAGTGGATCGACATCTGGAAAGAGCGGATGCCGCGGAACCCGCTCGAGCTCGTGGCCGTCGACGTCGCCGACCAGCGCGCTGCGCTGCGCGACGGCGCGGTCGATGCCGCGATCGTCCGGCTGCCGATCGAGCGTGACCATCTGAGCGTCATCGCGCTCTACGACGAGGCACCCGTCGCGGTGTGCTCGGTCGAGTCGGCCCTCACGGTCGCCGACGAGCTCACCCTCGCCGACCTGGCCGGCGAGATCGTCATCGTCCCGCGCGATGACGTGCTGGGCGCCGTCGTACCGGATGCCGTGACCCCCGCCTTCGCTCCGCTCGAGACCACCGCCGATGCGATCGCGACGGTCGCGGCGGGCACCGGCGTGGTGCTCGTCCCGATGTCGCTCGCGCGGCTGCACCACCGCAAGGACGTCGACTACCGTCCGGTCGTCGATGCCCCCGGGTCGAGCGTCGCCCTCGCCTGGCCGACCGACGCCACGACGCCGCTCGTCGAAACCTTCATCGGGATCGTGCGCGGACGCACCGCGAACTCCTCGCGCTGA
- the glgX gene encoding glycogen debranching protein GlgX yields the protein MQAWPGSAYPLGATYDGNGTNFALFSEGAEKVELCLFDEDGTETCVELRDVDAFVWHAYLPNVQPGQRYGYRVHGPHDPASGKRFNPSKLLLDPYAKAVEGQVDWGQPVFSYNFGDPDSFNDEDSAAHMMKGVVVNPFFDWAGDRQPKVPYAESVIYEAHVKGLTQLHPEIPEDIRGTYAGIAHPAVIEHLKKIGITALELMPVHQFVNDSTLQEKGLSNYWGYNTIAFFAPQNTYSATGDHGQQVQEFKAMVKALHAAGIEVILDVVYNHTAEGNHMGPTLSMRGIDNEAYYRLEDDDKRYYTDYTGTGNSLNVGNPHALQLIMDSLRYWVTEMHVDGFRFDLAATLAREFYDVDRLSAFFELVQQDPIVSQVKLIAEPWDIGPGGYQVGNFPPQWTEWNGKYRDTVRDFWRGEASTLGEFASRLTGSADLYEHDGRWPVASINFVTAHDGFTLRDLVSYNEKHNDANGEDGNDGESHNRSYNMGVEGPTDDPEVLTMRARQQRNFLATLLLSQGVPMICHGDELGRTQQGNNNGYAQDNELTWIHWDQVDQPLIEFTAALARLRRLHPTFRRSRFFDGRPVRREEGSPLPDIVWLRPDGTAMQPEDWDSGFGRAVGVFLNGDGIRERDRRGEDIADDHFFILFNAGDEQVDFAVPSDEYSDRWEVLIDTSGELVGSEPLEGGNAIGVRAKSLVVLGEYVEPEAEADHSVAASLAAAYTAPVDIVPAQAPAPEVTGR from the coding sequence ATGCAGGCATGGCCGGGTTCCGCTTATCCGCTCGGAGCGACCTATGACGGGAACGGGACGAACTTCGCCCTGTTCAGCGAGGGCGCTGAGAAGGTCGAGCTGTGCCTCTTCGATGAGGACGGCACCGAGACGTGCGTCGAGTTGCGCGACGTCGACGCCTTCGTCTGGCACGCGTACCTGCCGAACGTGCAGCCGGGGCAGCGGTACGGCTACCGCGTGCATGGTCCCCACGACCCGGCATCCGGTAAGCGATTCAACCCGAGCAAGCTGCTGCTCGACCCCTACGCGAAGGCGGTCGAAGGCCAGGTCGACTGGGGCCAGCCGGTCTTCAGCTACAACTTCGGTGACCCCGACTCGTTCAACGACGAGGACTCGGCCGCCCACATGATGAAGGGTGTCGTCGTCAACCCCTTCTTCGACTGGGCCGGCGATCGCCAGCCGAAGGTTCCGTACGCCGAGAGCGTCATCTACGAGGCGCACGTCAAGGGCCTCACGCAGCTTCATCCCGAGATCCCCGAGGACATCCGCGGGACGTACGCGGGCATCGCGCACCCCGCCGTGATCGAGCACCTCAAGAAGATCGGCATCACCGCGCTCGAGCTGATGCCCGTGCACCAGTTCGTCAACGACTCGACCCTGCAGGAGAAGGGGCTGTCGAACTACTGGGGCTACAACACCATCGCATTCTTCGCGCCCCAGAACACCTACTCGGCGACGGGCGACCACGGCCAGCAGGTGCAGGAGTTCAAGGCGATGGTCAAGGCGCTGCACGCGGCGGGCATCGAGGTCATCCTCGACGTGGTCTACAACCACACCGCCGAGGGCAACCACATGGGCCCGACCCTGTCGATGCGCGGCATCGACAACGAGGCCTACTACCGCCTCGAGGACGACGACAAGCGGTACTACACCGACTACACCGGCACGGGCAACAGCCTCAACGTCGGCAACCCGCACGCGCTGCAGCTGATCATGGACTCGCTGCGCTACTGGGTGACCGAGATGCACGTCGACGGCTTCCGCTTCGACCTCGCCGCTACCCTCGCCCGCGAGTTCTACGACGTCGACCGGCTGTCGGCGTTCTTCGAGCTCGTGCAGCAGGACCCGATCGTCTCGCAGGTCAAGCTCATCGCCGAGCCGTGGGACATCGGCCCCGGCGGCTACCAGGTCGGCAATTTCCCGCCCCAGTGGACGGAGTGGAACGGCAAGTACCGCGACACGGTCCGCGACTTCTGGCGCGGCGAGGCGTCGACGCTCGGCGAGTTCGCCTCGCGCCTGACCGGCTCAGCCGACCTCTACGAGCACGACGGCCGGTGGCCGGTGGCATCCATCAACTTCGTCACGGCGCACGACGGGTTCACGCTGCGCGACCTCGTGTCGTACAACGAGAAGCACAACGACGCCAACGGCGAGGACGGCAACGACGGCGAGTCGCACAACCGCTCGTACAACATGGGCGTCGAAGGTCCCACCGACGACCCGGAGGTGCTGACGATGCGCGCCCGGCAGCAGCGGAACTTCCTCGCGACGCTGCTGCTGAGCCAGGGCGTGCCGATGATCTGCCACGGCGACGAGCTCGGTCGCACGCAGCAGGGCAACAACAACGGCTACGCGCAGGACAACGAGCTGACCTGGATCCACTGGGACCAGGTCGACCAGCCGCTGATCGAATTCACGGCGGCGCTCGCTCGCCTGCGGCGCCTGCACCCGACGTTCCGTCGCAGCCGCTTCTTCGATGGGCGCCCGGTGCGTCGCGAAGAAGGGTCGCCGCTGCCCGACATCGTGTGGCTGCGCCCCGACGGCACGGCCATGCAGCCCGAGGACTGGGACTCCGGCTTCGGCCGCGCCGTGGGCGTGTTCCTCAATGGCGACGGCATCCGTGAGCGCGACCGTCGCGGCGAGGACATCGCGGACGACCACTTCTTCATCCTGTTCAACGCGGGTGACGAGCAGGTCGACTTCGCGGTGCCCTCGGACGAGTACAGCGACCGGTGGGAGGTGCTCATCGACACGAGCGGCGAGCTCGTCGGCTCCGAGCCGCTCGAGGGCGGCAACGCCATCGGGGTGCGTGCGAAGTCGCTCGTCGTGCTCGGCGAGTACGTGGAGCCCGAGGCCGAGGCCGACCACTCCGTCGCGGCGTCGCTGGCAGCGGCGTACACGGCGCCCGTCGACATCGTTCCGGCGCAGGCCCCCGCCCCGGAGGTCACCGGACGATGA